The Herpetosiphonaceae bacterium genome segment GTCCTGGTCCTGCTGCTGGTGAGCGCGGCGATCCTGCTGATCCTGTTGAATCCGAGCTTCAACCTGGGGTTTGGAGCCGCGTCTATGCCCGCGCTCGCCGTGATCGCGCATGGGGCCGCACGCGCGGATCTGTCGCTGGTGTTGTCGCAGGGTATCGCAGACTGGTTCTTCCAGCTTGCCAGCTTGTTCTAAGGAGCGAAACGTGGAATACGAGACAGCTACTCCAGAGCACGGTGCGCTCCTCGTCGTTGAAATCGGCCTGGATCAGACGCGCGTGACATTGGTGGATGTGGTCGATCAAAGCTACCGGATGGTCGCCCGCGCCGTCAGCCCCAGCACGTTTGGCCCGCCCGACAACGATCCGACGCGGGCGATTATCGCCGCGCTCCGGCAGATCGAGCAGACGACCAGCCGGGAGCTGTTGCAGGGCGACGACCTGCGCTATCCGCAGGATGATGCGGGCAACGGCGTCGATGGCGTGGTCGCGACGACCAGCGCGGCAGGGCCGCTGTCGGTCGCCGTCGCCGGAATAGCAGATCATGCCTCGGTCCGCAGCGTTACCCATGCGATTCGCAGCACATACACCACGCTGCTGGAGACGATCGCGCTGGATGAGGGCGGCAAGGAGCTTGGCAAGCATCTCATGTCGCTCGTGCAGACGCAGCCAGACGTGGTCGTGATCGCCGGTGGCGACGCGGGCGACAAGGCAAAGGCAGCGCCGCACAAACGGCTGGCGCATCTGGTATCGCTGCTTGCCACGCACGGCGATAACCAGCCGCTGGTGATCTTCGCCGGAAACAGCGCGGCTGCCGATGAGGTCCGCCAGACGATCGGCGAGGCCGCTCCGGTCGAGGTGAGCGATAACGTGGTGCCGCTGCCGCAGCATCCGCGCATCGAGCCGACGCGCTCGCTACTGCGGCGCATCTACCAGGAGCGGCGCGTTGCCGCGCTGCCGGGAGCCGAGCGGCTCCGCATGGTGCGCTGTCGCCGCCTGGGCAGCGCCGTGGAAGATCAGGGCTTGATGGTGCGATTTTTGTCGCAGCGCTTCTCCCGCAACGTGCTGGCCGTCTCGGTCGACTCGTGGAGCACGGCGTGTCTGCTGATGAGCGGCGGGCATTACTCCGAGGCGATCTTTGGGCGGCTGGGCACGCGCCTGGGCGTGCTCGACGTGCTCAAGGCGCGCGGCCCGGCGGCGATCCAGCGCTGGCTGCCCTTCGAGCTTGACGAGCAAACGCTGCACAATCGGTTGCTGAATCGCGTCCTGCGGCCATATCAGGTCGCCACCGACCTTGACGATCTGCTGCTGGATTACGCGATCATGCGCGAGGCGCTGAGCACGGCCTATCTTGCGCTGCGCGACGAGCGGCCCGACGCGCAGTACGATCTGGTCTTTGGCGGCGGCGCGCTGGCGGACGCTCCCCGGCCTGGCCTGGCGGCCCTGGCGCTGCTGGATGCGCTCCAGCCTACCAGCCGCGATAGCGTGCTGGCGATCGATCTCTACCTCGATCAGTTTAGTCTGCTGGCGGCAAGCGGCGCGCTGGCCCATCTCGACACCGACGCGGCGGCCTGTCTGCTGGAGCAGGATGGTCTTAACAACGTGCCGCTGGCGACGGTGATCGTGCCGCGCGGCGAGCTAGCTCCGGGCAAGAAGATCGCCGATGTCGAGCTGAGGCCGGTTCACGGCACGCCGATCAC includes the following:
- a CDS encoding glutamate mutase L, with the protein product MEYETATPEHGALLVVEIGLDQTRVTLVDVVDQSYRMVARAVSPSTFGPPDNDPTRAIIAALRQIEQTTSRELLQGDDLRYPQDDAGNGVDGVVATTSAAGPLSVAVAGIADHASVRSVTHAIRSTYTTLLETIALDEGGKELGKHLMSLVQTQPDVVVIAGGDAGDKAKAAPHKRLAHLVSLLATHGDNQPLVIFAGNSAAADEVRQTIGEAAPVEVSDNVVPLPQHPRIEPTRSLLRRIYQERRVAALPGAERLRMVRCRRLGSAVEDQGLMVRFLSQRFSRNVLAVSVDSWSTACLLMSGGHYSEAIFGRLGTRLGVLDVLKARGPAAIQRWLPFELDEQTLHNRLLNRVLRPYQVATDLDDLLLDYAIMREALSTAYLALRDERPDAQYDLVFGGGALADAPRPGLAALALLDALQPTSRDSVLAIDLYLDQFSLLAASGALAHLDTDAAACLLEQDGLNNVPLATVIVPRGELAPGKKIADVELRPVHGTPITRTVSAGQIVRLPLARGKRATLRIQPVSGIAIGPNKPGTEVLSDEAA